One window of the Panulirus ornatus isolate Po-2019 chromosome 12, ASM3632096v1, whole genome shotgun sequence genome contains the following:
- the LOC139751779 gene encoding mitogen-activated protein kinase kinase kinase 20-like, which yields MTLLKLENIPELLSEVRIQRELAGAGGAPDIYGVSLEPARVFMSYTGKTYDTYINSCTQRELIESLIFVASRLQEIHDHGFVHTDLKNKQYNSRKIGNILIFSGKSGRRPWYAPELYEGVPLTPACDVYSFGEVIGTVTKKVSDDEVIWDLIMLQAEIQDDSPTARPSLDTVITKLRFIVESHY from the exons ATGACTCTCCTAAAATTGGAAAACATTCCCGAATTGCTGAGTGAAGTCAGGATCCAGCGTGAActagcaggcgctggaggagcccctgataTATATGGCGTGAGTCTGGAGCCTGCCAGGGTCTTCATGTCCTACACTGGAAAGACTTACGACACCTACATCAACAGCTGCACGCAGCGAGAACTCATCGAGTCTCTCATTTTCGTGGCCTCCAGACTACAAGAAATCCACGATCACGGCTTCGTGCACACTGACCTtaaaaacaaacaatataacagtCGAA AAATAGGCAACATCCTCATCTTCTCGGGCAAGAGTGGGAGACGACCttggtatgcacccgagttgtatGAAGGAGTGCCATTGACCCCAGCCTGCGACGTGTACTCATTTGGAGAGGTTATAGGCACCGTAACGAAGAAGGTGTCCGACGATGAGGTCATATGGGATCTTATCATGCTTCAAGCCGAAATCCAAGACGACAGTCCCACAGCCCGGCCTTCTCTCGACACCGTCATCACCAAACTGCGATTCATTGTTGAATCTCACTACTGA